ATAAATCCTCCTTCTCCTTGAACCGGTTCCATGATAACCGCGGCCAATTCCTCGGGAGCCGCTTCCGTGAGAAGGAAATCTTCAAATTGATTCACGCAGAACTGCGCATATTCCTGCTCCGTCATAGAAGCCGGTCGCGCGAAGGGATACGGATACTGCGCTTTGTAGGTTGAAGGGGCGAAAGGGCCCATTTTATATTTATAAGGCTTAACCTTGCTTGTTAACGACATACCCAGTAATGTTCTTCCGTGAAACCCGCGCGTGAAGGATACAATCCCCGTCTTACCCGTATATTTCCGGGCGATTTTGACTGCATTTTCGACGGCCTCTGCCCCGCTGTTCGCGAACATGGCTTTCTTCGGGAAGCTTCCAGGCGTTATTTGTGCGAGCTTTTCCGCCAGCGCAACATAAGGCTCGTACATGCCGACATGAAAGCAGGTATGAATGAACTGCTCCGCTTGCTTCTTGATGGCTTCAACCACCTCCGGCGCACAGTGACCCACATTAATCGTGCCGATCGCGCCGACAAAATCAAGAAACACATTGCCGTCCACATCCTGCAAAGTGGCGCCCTGCGCTTTCTCGACAAACAATGGATAGCTGTAACCGATGCCTTTGGAAACATACTGATTACGCTTCCCCAGAAGCTCTCTTGTTTTTACACCGGGTAATTCGGAAGAAACGGATACGAATTTTCGCTCATTGTCCATCGTTATATTCTCCTTTGACCACAAATTATGGGGAGTTTGGGAAAGTAAAGCCCTGCCCGAATACGTCCCGGACGTCATGGATGACTACAAATGCATGGGCGTCGATGCCATGAACGATTTTCTTTAACTGGAACAATTCCTGCTTGTTAATCACGATATATAATACATCCCTCGACTCTTTCGAAAAATTGCCCCGGGCGGAGAAAATCGTAACGCCCCTGCGCATTTTTTCATTTACCACTGCGGCAATTTCAGCCTCAAAGCGGGAAAATCGTGACCGCTTTTCTCGATTTGAGACCTTCAACAATGAAATCAATAAGCTTGGCCCCGATGTAAAGTGAAATAATCGTATACATCACTTTCTCGGCGCCGATGATGAAATAGGAGCCGAATACGA
This is a stretch of genomic DNA from Paenibacillus sp. sptzw28. It encodes these proteins:
- the gabT gene encoding 4-aminobutyrate--2-oxoglutarate transaminase — its product is MDNERKFVSVSSELPGVKTRELLGKRNQYVSKGIGYSYPLFVEKAQGATLQDVDGNVFLDFVGAIGTINVGHCAPEVVEAIKKQAEQFIHTCFHVGMYEPYVALAEKLAQITPGSFPKKAMFANSGAEAVENAVKIARKYTGKTGIVSFTRGFHGRTLLGMSLTSKVKPYKYKMGPFAPSTYKAQYPYPFARPASMTEQEYAQFCVNQFEDFLLTEAAPEELAAVIMEPVQGEGGFIVPPKAFVKGVYEICRNNNILFIADEIQTGFGRTGEMFCSTYFDIEPDLITLSKSLAAGLPISAVVGKAEIMDAPNPGEIGGTYGGSPLGCAAALAVIEIMEREDLPGRSRVIGDIIRSHFTSLQKDYPIIGDVRGLGAMCAIELVDPDTRKPAKEFVAKMIKACYEKGVILLSAGVHGNVIRFLTPLVITDEQLQEGLDIMSEVLEQLYAPVAQH